The sequence GAATCTTCAGGGTTTGGTCTCAACTCCTTTCGCCACATCATATTGTCACTTGTGACTACTATTTCCTGACTTCGTATTTTTATCTTCTGTTATCCTTCCAGTACTGCGAAGGgtaacatttcaaataaaatcaatcGCTAAGGAAAATTCAAcgtaacagaaataaatacatttagtttagaaatattttacgAGGCTTAAGCTTTTATCCTTTTTGTGTCAAAATGTCACATGTCAAATAAGTATTTGCAATCAAGAGAAATTGTGTTTTAGTATGTCTGCTCTGTAACACATGGCTGTAGAACAAGCAACACAAATGTagatgtttaataaaaatgacaGCTACTAATCATGTTTTATCAGATTTTTGACAGCTGGAGAGATGCAATGATTTGCTTTTATACACACAGGCTTGTTCACGCTTGGGTAAGCATTATTTCCTGTTACTGATAAGACTTATGTGCTacacagataaaaaatataagaTGTTGACAATGTTGTGTTAAAAATTCTGAAAGGAAAAGGAGTTTATCCTGTTCAACTTTCTGGGGCTCTGTTTTACATTAGAGCATATTTATGTTTGCATAAATTcatgtgaaataaaaactgatgaGCACTGTAGCATTGGTACATACCAACCTGTTGGATTCTGCTTCATAATCACTAATGTTTCCAGGACACTTTGACTGCTCTGGCCAATCAGTAATCAGATTAAAAAAATCCCAGCATTAAATTTTTGTTAGGTGGTGCTTTCTAAAGTTACATTTGTCGGTAGTTGTTGTGTGACAAAATGCTTCACTGATTTGGTTTATACTCACTATGAAAGGAGATTAGATAACCCAGCAAGTATAGTGTATGCTTTGCCAATTTGTGTTTATCAGGGAACTTCTTTGCTGACATTAGTCAATTTTTAACCAACAACATCCAAAACATGCTTTATACACACACTAACGCATACACTGACATTATTGCATCCTAACTTTCTGTTAATTTCTAATCCAAAAAAGGTTGATTTGTTTGGGAAAAGGTGATTAAACTCTTTAACTTATGTAACCCCTTATAACAGACAATGTTTCTAGCACAAGTAAAGATTTTTGGCACTTTGTGACATGTAGTGGACACTGGGTTAGAGATTGCTTTTGGGCAGaattaaattgtttaaacaACTTTATTCATTAAGAACATCAATATGttaatgtcatttaaaaaatggaCAAAACATCAGTGCACCCCTTCCGTCACAGATTTAAGATAACAGTTAGCTTGGATTAAGGTGGATTAGACtatgtgtatatacatatatatatatatatatatatcccatGTAGAAAGGATGTTCAGAGTCAGACCATTATTAGATCTGTAAGTGACTGAATCTCTCAAACATGATTCTAACattgaacaaagaaaaaagttttGATGTTTGTTTCTTTATCTCTCTTTACTTCGCAGGAACAAACCTGATTAACGGGAAGCCGCCTCGTAAAAGATGGAGACATCGGTGTTCAGCTGCTGGgttctttttctgttgttttacccagctgttccCATGTGTCTTCCCACAGAGTTCACATTGTTTGTGGAAAAGCCAGATTGTGACTATTGTGTGGCGATCAACACTACTATCTGCATGGGATTTTGTTTCACAAGGGTATGTATTTCtttctaataaaagaaaagaactgtattaattttgttttgtaaaaaaaaaaaaaggtaagacTTAGTTGTACAGATGTCATATAAAACTAAATTCCAAGCTTAGGTAAATTACTCAGAACCTGTTAAATGTCGGATTTCAATGAACGCTTttataactattttatttttgggctttatgttttaaaaaagcagCAGAGTCAAAGAATCTGGTGGCTGTGCtgctgagaaaaataaaaaatgcagatTATTTTCTTCTACAATGACTTCAGTTGGGGTCTTCTGCATAGTAGTCATTTAGTTTGTCATTAGCAATCCTAACAAATCTGTTGTTGTACATTTCTACTGGTTAAATCATAAATGTAGGATGATTAGCTTGAGATTATTAGAGGTAGTACATTCATTTGAGATTTGCTTTAATCATAATTTGTGTGTCTGTATCTATCCCAGTCAAATGAATTTGTCACATGATCTTTCATCAGCTGTTTCCCATGTGTTTATGTATCACGCAGGACAGCAACATGAGGGATATTTTCCGCCCACGTTTTGTTGTCCAAAGAAGCTGCACATATGATAGGGTGGAGTATCGCACAGTCATTCTGCCTGGCTGTGCTATCGACTCCAACCCAGTATATACCGTCCCAGTAGCTCTCAGCTGCCACTGTGGTGCCTGCAGGACTGGCAGGGATGAATGCACACGCAGAGCCAACAGCTACAATGCTAACTGTGCTAAACCAGTCAGACGAGTTTATCCTTATCTTGGTCAAAGCAACTACATGATCCCCTTTTGATTCCTCTGTTTATGTAAGAAAAGGTTTTTACTTTAGCTTATAGTGGAACGTAGGGTGTTTGCACAGTTTTCTGCTGTTTCTAAATTTGATCTGATTGTTGTCTAATAAATATGCTGCACTTTGACTTTTCAGTTTACAATGAGGTTGATTTCACATATTTTGGTAGCATCAGTCCATATTCTTTTTCCCAGACTTTTTATATTCACTCTTTAAGAGATTCTCTGAATAAACGCCATTAAAGCTTCATCTTCTTAATGGCTCTCTGAATCAAGTGTGCTTGAACTAATTACATTTGGTTTCTTACCATACCTGTTTACTTTAACAAACCAAAGGCTGTTGAGATCAACATGTCACCTCCTGTTTCTATATTTACCTAAGAAGTCATTCAAAGAAATATGATTGTTGACACAACTCATCTTTCCAATAGGATTAAATGGGCGGATATTTATTCTGATACTGTTTACAGGTTATTGACCAAACAGCAAATTGAATGTGTCAGTTTGTTAGCTGTGTCCATATCTCATCCTAAGCAGGGTTTATGCAAGTATATGGTCCACAAATGGAGCTTCAATGACAGCTGGAGAGTATTAATAGCTCAGAACCTCAGAGTGAAACAGTGTTTGATTTATGTCATCCTATAGGGAGGGGGTGTTGCTCTCTTTTGTAATCATTTATTGTATCAAGCCCATattaatcatattttttcttaaaatattcagatgTCATAATCCAATTTGTTGTTTCTGTATCTCAGATAGATTCTCACGACTAAAAATTGGTTTACAATATGTTCACAATGTTAGACACTGAAAATCTGATTGGCTGTTTGGCTTTGCATTCGGCTGACATACATGAGCACTACATGTAAATTGTTTTCACTCAGGAGTGGCAATTTATTGAGTTATAGGTCAGACCCGCATATATTTTAGAAAGGGTTCTCTGATAAAGCcaggtactgtggtggaaaagaaaaaattaaataaaggtaTAACTATTGTAATTTCTAACATCAGGATGGAAAAGCTTCCAACTGACATTAAAATCAAGAGCTCAATTTCGGTTTCGCTCCATTGGCCGCTCACATTTTATTAAAGATTTGCATATAGAAAAAattctccacagattctctatcataTCGAAGTTGAGACTCTGGTTGCACCCGTccgatatattaatattatttccagtcataaaaaaaatcttggtAAGATTaggttattttaaacataaatgcaccaggggtatgaatacttttttccTGAACTGTATGCCTGAAAGAGTGTTCTTTTCAGAGTGCAGGTTTAGTAGAGATTCCTACAGTATCTAAAAGTGGAATGGAAGTCAGTTTAACAGCTGCCAGCTCAGCTCAACTTATCATATGGCCCTTTGCAAACCCAAGTGTTGGCCAAAGagtttaacagagcaaaccaaACAGAATTGTAAAAGAAAGGATACAGGTTGGGTGCGGAGCGA comes from Girardinichthys multiradiatus isolate DD_20200921_A chromosome 20, DD_fGirMul_XY1, whole genome shotgun sequence and encodes:
- the tshba gene encoding thyroid stimulating hormone subunit beta a yields the protein METSVFSCWVLFLLFYPAVPMCLPTEFTLFVEKPDCDYCVAINTTICMGFCFTRDSNMRDIFRPRFVVQRSCTYDRVEYRTVILPGCAIDSNPVYTVPVALSCHCGACRTGRDECTRRANSYNANCAKPVRRVYPYLGQSNYMIPF